In Brassica napus cultivar Da-Ae chromosome A3, Da-Ae, whole genome shotgun sequence, the sequence CTACATTGGATTTCCACTTCTGGAGGAATGGAGAAAGGAGCTGTGTATGTCGGCCTTATTGAACTCCATTGAAAATCTGGATACTTATCGAGATTCTTGGGACGACGATGATCTCCTTCAAGAAACCCTTCAAAACCCTTATTTCACCCAATTCACTAGTCCTTAGaaaggttttaacttttaatgcAAGTTTCAGTTTTAACATCAATAAAATCACAAACTTTTTTGTGagaaattattatgtttaacCAGATTTAACTGAAAGGAAAAATAAAGctttaaatggtaaaaaaaaagtgaattaatggaataaaaatgaataatatataaaataaatttatcacACTCATTTATATCAAAATCATAGAGGAAACTTTTTTCTTACCGAATAGAAGAAATAATCTTACACTAGGATAGTAACTTACACTTTGAAAGCAGAGTTacttttgttaataaatttattaatatgtatGCTTGTTCACTAATATATTTAGGCAtggtttttcagtttttgatttttacttTGGTTCTGGTCGGTTgtggttttggtttttgatcaataaataaTCAATAAATATATGAACAACTCGGTTGTCtatgaatatgattttttgctttatttattttggtttggttcaaataacaatattatgaacccgaaaaaaattgaattcaaTTCAAGCGCGTGGATTTGCGTAGAGATATTCATTTAACATGCATCCATTGTCAATTTTGTTAGTATGTAGTTGTCAGTATTAGCTCATTTGTGCTTGTATCCAAGTAATGGTTGTAATGTTTACAGCCATTGCATGCATATATCGACGCACCAATATCTTTTTGTCCTTTAAAAACAATTTCGACTGCACACAAAAAggtacaaataattattttatgaaattgatATGGTACCCTAGCAAAATTAACTTAGTAATCAAATCGAAAAGCAAATCTCGTTCTCAGTTTAACCTAATTGTCTTATTCATACACATTGTTATTCATTCCGTTTCAGTTTATTTGTCGTTGTAAAGTAAAAATTTTACTGCAAAATAAGtgttattttatagtttatatacaaaatttattaataagattctCTCAttgatttttctattggttatattggttgaaatatggttaaatgtataaataatgatgtttttattttgaaaatatataaaattaactattttattaatttgtgtGTACTAATGTAAaacgaaaaacaaaacaaaacatggaGGGAGTATAATTTTTAACACACGTCAATATCGATTGGTGCAAATTTAAAGTTATCCGCAGACCAAACATAAATAGTAATAATATGTACTAATTGATGGAATTGATATCGTACCTAACCAAATTATAGTCTGACCTTAATTATTGTCTCTGATATCTCTGAATCCAGCACTGACAATAATTTGGTTATAGAAAATATAGGCTTTTCATAAAATACTCATCCACAAAGAAAATGACAGAATATAAAACTAAACGATGTCACTAGCATTTTTACTTGACCATCAGTGcaataataaacataaataataagtaaattgaccatgaaaaacataaatcaaCTATATAAAGAAGGCCCTCGTTAGCATACCGCGAGAAACAAAAGCAAGCTAAATAAAAGATCATATCATCCACCAACAAAATGGTGTTAGAGACAACAAAAAGTGAGGAACCAATCATGAGCCAGTCAAAGACGGTATGTGTGATAGGCGCAGGACCATCAGGGTTAGTGTCGGCGAGAGAGCTAAAGAAAGAAGGGCATAAGGTGGTGGTGATGGAGCAAAACGACGACGTAGGAGGGCAATGGCTATACCAACCAAACgtggaagaagaagactcaTTGGGGAAAACCAAAATCCTAAAAGTACATAGCAGCATTTACTCATCCTTGAGGTTGATTTCGCCGAGAGAAATAATGGGTTTCTCTGACTTCCCTTTCACGGTTAAGGAAGGAAGAGACACGAGGAGATTTCCCGGTCATGAGGAGCTTTGGTTGTATCTTAAGGATTTTTGTGAGGTGTTTGGGTTGAGAGAGATGATTAGGTTTAATGTTAGGGTTGAATTTGTGGGGATGGTGAATGATGATGATATTACGAAGAGATGGAGAGTGAAGAGTGTAGAGAAGAAGAGTGGTGAGGTTATTGAAGAAGTGTTTGATGCTGTTGTTGTTGCCACTGGCCATTACTCTTACCCCAGATTGCCTTCTATTaaaggtatatatatttttgtatacgAATTTATCTTTGATTAAATACTATCACATCGTGTATGACTTAAAGATATGGATACGAGGATCTATCTCAAAAAAAAttgcctatatatatatatatatatacataaataaacaattaatacTATTTATACAAATGGATCATAATTCATTTTATTGATcagattttttagtttttcatatctcaaattttttgttaaAGCAAAAAAGGATGGTATTGTTTCTGAtagtttgtgtttttgtttataCTTTAATAGGAATGGATTTGTGGAAGGGAAAGCAAGTTCATAGCCATGTCTACAGGGTGCCTGATCCTTTTCGTGACGAGGTAACCACAATTGATCAAATAAAACTCCATGATATGTATGTGATAATGATTATTCACGATGACGAATGTTAGGTGGTGGTGGTCGTAGGCGGCTTCATCAGTGGACCGGACATATCAATAGAGCTTGTGAAAGTAGCAAAGGAAGTTCATTTAAGTGTCAAATCACTTGACGTTTCTCCTGGCCTGTCTAAAGCCATTACAAAACATCAGAGCTTGCATCTCCAACCACAGGTATAAATACCATATTAATTTCATCGCCACTCtcatttcaaaaatcaaaaactttgTAGTATCATTCAATATGAAAGGTTTTCTTTACAATTCTCACTAATTAATGGTTGTAGATCGAATCTCTAGAGGAAGATGGACGTGTCATTTTCGTTGATGGGTCTTGTATCGTAGCTGACACCATTTTATACTGTACTGGGTAAGTTATGTATTCAACGTACGTATAATACTTCAAATTATGATACTAGTACAAACTTCAACGTATATTCTACACACGTGTGTCTAGGTATCGGTACAAATTTCCATTTCTCGAGAGTCAAGGAAGAGTAGAAGTTGATGATAATAGAGTGGGTCCACTCTTCGAACACACATTCTcaccttctctttctccttctctgtCCTTTGTCGGCATCCCTCAAAAGGTAACATGATTTGGTCCGATAAACCccaaattaatcatataatCAATCAGTCGACTACCAGTTAACTCCGGTTAACTTAAGATCATTTTCATtgtactttattattattaatcaaaaataaaGTGACTCTAcaatatagatgaaaattactcaaatattagtataaaatagcatataaagtaaaaatataaattttattttagagaatGAAATACAAAATAAGTTAATAGTTAAATTTTAGGGAAATATcctaggatagcactaaaaatttttttatcacaaatatagaatctaagaatcaaaatgaccaaaaatgtttcattaaatagataaatatacacttaaaCCTCTAGGGTTAACTAGGATTTGGATTTGAggcttaaaattttataaaatagaaaataaatattaaaaatttgaaaataaaaattttaaaaatagtttcaaaaaatattttcgaattacaaaaaaaaaattcagaatttttttttttttttaatgtttgaatttgaaaacatataatctaaaactataaaacaaaatatctagggtattagtgtccttttacctattaaataaaatattttgatcatttttctctttgtagcctaaccaaaacttgaaaatagttTATTTACGAGAATTGTcctaaattttatctttaaattGCTACTAACACAATTATAAAGACGAATTTGAGATGttcttaatataaataaaaaggaatgtCACCAAATTTTGCAGTTGATAGGGTTTCCATTCTTCGAATCACAAGCGAAATGGATTGCAATGATTTTGTCAGGCAAGACTTCACTTCCTTCCTACGATGAAATGATGCAATCAGTGGCCGAGTTCTACCGCGCCAAAGAAGCCAATGGAGTCCCTAAGCGTAACACTCATGACATCGGAAGAGATTTCGTCAATGTAAGCCAACTTTGccacttctttttttaattttatctttgaaacattgttttatcttttaaaagatTGGTATAATATAATTGGCAGTATTGCGATAAATACGCGGATTACACGGGATATCCACATCTAGAGGAATGGAGAAAGAAGCTGTGTGTGACGACTATACTGAGATCCCTGGATAATCTTGAGACTTATCGTGATTCTTGGGACGATGATCATGAGCTCCTTCAAGAAGCTCTTCAAGACCCTTATTTTGCTCAACGAACTACCCCTTAAAAGAGAAAAGCTTTTGATGCAAGTTTCGACTTTTGTCTGATTGATTGATCATAATaaacccaaaacaaaaagaacacTTAAAACGTTCTGTGGTGTAttttcgtatatatatataaaatgagtAACTATCATCTAAGTTCATCCCTTTTGATGAAATATAGAAAGCTAGACACACattatattcttcttcttccaagaGAGGGAGAGAGTGAGCATTGTTCGTTTCAGAAGCTTCCATCTCATGACTCTTAGAACAATATTTCAGAAAGTGAAGTGTTCGCATCTTTTATTCCTTTGGCTTCCATCTATGTTTAACTGTAATGCCATTGGCCTAACATAATCTTTATGGAATTGGAAACTTGTTTGATGAAAAAGGAAGGAGCAGTTGTGCCAAAGTAACAAGAATGAATGACTAGAAAgcatcatcatatatatatattaatcatgatAGGTTTCGAAACTAATAACAAAGCGTTTGAAGGTGATCGTCAtcatcaaaaatattcaaacgTTGGAGGAGAAGATCTCTATCTCTACTACCAATACTAGTACTCTGCAACAACAACACTAATCTCGTCCTTCTCAAGCAAATCATAGAATGCTCTCGTCTTCCTCTGCTCGTTCCAGTGGTGCATCTTCCATAGCCCACCAGCCGCTAGGCCGAGTGCAAGACCGATAACTAACTCCTTCACCACACTTGGTCCTTTCAAGGTTGCATGTGCAATCTTGTGCCCAGccatctctttcttcctcaCTCTCCTGCTCATAAAGCCAAACCAACATAGATCATGAACACACATTAAAGGTAAACATTAACattcaacaaaaaaacaaacagagAGACAGACAGACAACttcatttaaataatcaaaatctAATCAAACAAACTACAGTCAATAGAGAGACAACAATGTTGGAACATAAGATCAAAAACAAACAAGACTTTCTCAAAAGCTTCAACCAGACAAGAGAACATATAGCAAGTCTAATAATAAGGTGGATCAGTCAAGGAGGTCTTTTGATCAGTGCAGGAGTTTTTATGAGGGCAGCTAATTGATGATGATAACAAAGCCCCACAAGGAGActaattgtaaatatatatagggAGAATTCTAGATTGACAATCAATGTTAGAAAGCAACCCCAAGCCTTTAAAAATCGACCCATCAGATTCAAGACACCAGCAGCACCAACAAAGGTGCAGTGGCGAGAATCAGGTTCATTGTTGGAGAGTTTGCGGAGCCACAGATACCATATCTCAAGGCATGGACAAGGGCCCTCTCCTATTTTAAGGTTTTCGAAACAAATAGTCCCCAAGGAAACTTAAATTAAACATCAAAAATAGCCACACACACATATAAAAGCATCCTGCTCAGACCTTTTACTTTTATCATTCCATCATCTCCACTCCGCCACACAAGACACATATCAAAACAAGACTTCTCTAGTTTAACAGATATTTAAAGCCATAAACTTTCGATACCTACACAACCAGAGCATAAGAAAAGAATCGACCCAGTTCATGAAATCGATTTCTTTCAGCCGTTATACAGATGCAGACAAAACAGAAAGGCATTGTGAGCTAAACACGCAACAAGAGAAAGGATGAAACTTTACAGATTACAAGCACAAACTGAATGTTGGCAGTATGAAGAATTAGAGAGAAACCTGTTATAGCCCAGCTGAGAAATACAGAAGAAGCTACAACTAAGACGATGTGCTTTATATGTAAGTTCTTTTCTAGGGCTTCAGAACCCTCAATACGACAGCGTTTCATCTTCgga encodes:
- the LOC106439930 gene encoding flavin-containing monooxygenase FMO GS-OX-like 8, whose protein sequence is MVLETTKSEEPIMSQSKTVCVIGAGPSGLVSARELKKEGHKVVVMEQNDDVGGQWLYQPNVEEEDSLGKTKILKVHSSIYSSLRLISPREIMGFSDFPFTVKEGRDTRRFPGHEELWLYLKDFCEVFGLREMIRFNVRVEFVGMVNDDDITKRWRVKSVEKKSGEVIEEVFDAVVVATGHYSYPRLPSIKGMDLWKGKQVHSHVYRVPDPFRDEVVVVVGGFISGPDISIELVKVAKEVHLSVKSLDVSPGLSKAITKHQSLHLQPQIESLEEDGRVIFVDGSCIVADTILYCTGYRYKFPFLESQGRVEVDDNRVGPLFEHTFSPSLSPSLSFVGIPQKLIGFPFFESQAKWIAMILSGKTSLPSYDEMMQSVAEFYRAKEANGVPKRNTHDIGRDFVNYCDKYADYTGYPHLEEWRKKLCVTTILRSLDNLETYRDSWDDDHELLQEALQDPYFAQRTTP
- the LOC106439929 gene encoding probable cytochrome c oxidase subunit 5C-1 — translated: MAGHKIAHATLKGPSVVKELVIGLALGLAAGGLWKMHHWNEQRKTRAFYDLLEKDEISVVVAEY